From the genome of Streptacidiphilus sp. PB12-B1b:
CCCTGCTACGTGACTTTCGTACCAGGGGAGGGAACGTACATTCCAGTCGGGGAACGGGACTCCCCGCGGCGGGGAGGTACGGCGATGGCTGCTTGGCAGGGGGCGGAGCCCGACGGGGAGGGCCGCCGCGCGGACGCCCCGGAGCCCGACCCGGCACGGCCGGGGCCCGGTCGGCCGGACGGGCCCGGCCCGGCCGATCCGAGGCGCGGCCCGCGCGACCGCAGCGGGCTGCACCTGGTCCCGGCGGCGGATCCGCTGCCCGAGGACGACCCGGACGCACGCTCCGGCCCCGCCCTGGACCCGGTCCCCGGCCTCGACCCCGGCCTGGCCCCCGGCGTGCCCGGCGCCCCGGCCGTGCGCCCCGCACCGGCGCCGCCGGTCTGGCCGGGCAGCTGGCAGCCGCTGGGCGCGCGCTTCCACCTCGGCCCGGACGGCCGCCCGGGCACCAACTTCGCGCTGTGGGCGGCGGGCGCGGAGGCCGTCGAGCTGTGCCTGTTCGACGAGGACGGCCAGGAGAGCCGCCATCCGCTGGCGGAGCAGCACTTCCAGACCTGGCACGGCCACCTGCCGGGCGTGCTGCCCGGGCAGCGCTACGGCTTCCGGGTGCACGGCCGCTGGGATCCGTGGACCGGCGCGCGCTGGAACCCGGCCAAGCTGCTGCTCGACCCGTACGCCCGGGCCGTGGACGGCGGCTTCGTCCTGCACGACGCGGCCTACGGGCACGTCCGGGGCTGGCCGGAGCGGGACGTCGCCGACACCGTCCGCGACAACCGCGACTCCGCCCCGTACGCGCCCAAGGCGGTGGTGGTGCACGACGAGGACGACTGGTCCGACGACCGGCGGCCGAAGACCCCGTGGGCCGACACCGTCCTGTACGAGCTGCACGTCAAGGGCTTCACCAGACGGATGCCCGGCGTGCCCGAGCAGCTCCGGGGCACCTACGCCGGGCTGGCGCACCCGGCCGCCGTGGCCCACCTGGTCCGGCTGGGGGTGACCGCGGTGGAGCTGCTGCCGGTGCACCAGTTCGCCGACGAGGAGCACCTGCAGCAGCGGGGCCTGTCGAACTACTGGGGCTACAACACCATCGCCTTCTTCGCCCCGCACGGCGGCTACGCCGCCACCGGCACCCGGGGCCAGCAGGTCACCGAGTTCAAGCAGATGGTGCGGGCGCTGCACGCGGCCGGGATCGAGGTCATCCTGGACGTGGTCTACAACCACACCGCCGAGGGCGGCGAGTGCGGGCCGACGCTGTCGCTGCGCGGCATCGACAACGCCGGCTACTACCGGCTGCAGCCGCACAACCGGCGCGCCTACGCCGACTACACCGGCTGCGGCAACACCCTGGACACCACCCAGCCGCAGGTGCTGCGGCTGGTCCTGGACTCGCTGCGGTACTGGGTCAGCGAGATGGGCGTGGACGGCTTCCGGTTCGACCTGGCGGCGGCCCTGGCCCGCTCCCCGCACGAGGTGTCCATGGTCTCGCCGTTCCTGTCGGCGGTCTCCCAGGACCCGCTGCTGAGCCGGGTCAAGCTGATCGCCGAGCCCTGGGACGTGGGCCTCGGCGGCTACCAGGTCGGCAACTTCCCGCCGCTGTGGACCGAGTGGAACGACCGCTACCGGGACACCGTCCGGGACTTCTGGCGCGGCGCCAAACCGGACGTGCGGGAGCTCGGCGACCGGCTGGCGGGCTCCTCCGACCTGTACCGGCGCGGCGGGCGGCGGCCCTACGCGTCGGTCAACTTCGTCACCGCGCACGACGGCTTCACCCTGCGCGACCTGGTCTCCTACAACTCCAAGCACAACGAGGACAACGGCGAGGACAACCGGGACGGCAGCAACGACAACCGCTCCTGGAACTGCGGCGCCGAGGGCGAGACCGACTCCGCGCCGGTGAACGCGCTGCGGCGGCGGCAGCTGCGCAACCTGACCGCGACCCTGCTGCTCTCCACCGGCGTGCCGATGCTGGTCGCGGGCGACGAGATGGGCCGCACCCAGGGCGGCAACAACAACGCGTACTGCCAGGACAACCAGGTCGGCTGGATCGACTGGTCGCTGCGGGACGACCCGCGCTGGCGCTCGCTGCTCCAGCTGACCGCGCGGCTGATCCGGCTCCGCCGCGAGCACCCGGTGCTGCGCCAGCGCGCGTTCTTCTCCGGCCGCCCGGTCCACCCCGGCGGCGGCCTGCGCGACCTGGCCTGGTTCAACGCGCGCGGCCGGGAGATGACCGAGGCCGACTGGTACGCCCCGGGCGCGACCCTGGGCATGTTCCTGTCCGGCAAGGAGATGTCGGAACGCGATCCGATGGGGCGCGAGCTGAGCGACGAGAGCTTCCTGCTGGTGCTGCACGCGCACCACCGCTCCACCCGCTTCGTGCTGCCCGGCAGCCCCTGGGCACAGGAGTACGAGACGGTCGTGGACACCGCCCTGGAGGACCAGAGCCGAGCCCCGGGGACCCGCTCCCCCGCAGGCCAGGCCGTCACCGTGGCCGGCCGTTCGCTGCTGCTGCTGCGCGCCTGCGACGGGCCGGGGTGAGCCGCGGGCCGGATGCCGGCCCGGCGTGAACTTTCCGCGAGGGTGGTGCGTACTGGAGGCGTGGACCAGTCACCGGCGCACGACGCGGAGTTCGTGCGGACCCTCTACGCACGGTACGGACGCTCCGTGCTCGGGCGGGTGCTGCGCCTGGTCAACGGGGACTACCAGCGGTCGGAGGACATCGTGCAGGAGACCTTCCTGCGCGCCTGGCAGCACCGGGACTCGCTGGACGCCGACCGGGCCGGGCCCTGGCTGCACACCGTCGCGCACAACCTGGTGGTGTCCTCCTACCGCCGGGCGCAGGCCAGGCCGCCGGAGGCGCCGCTGCCGGACGACGGCCTGCCGGACGGCAGCGAGGCGGAGCTGGACCGGATGCTGGAGCGCTGGCAGCTGGTGGAGGCGATGCGGGTGCTCCGCCCGGAGCACCGCGAGGCGCTGATCGAGGTGTACTACCTGCGGCGTACCGTCGCGGAGACCGCGGAGCACCTGGGCGTGCCCCCGGGCACGGTGAAATCCCGCTGCTACTACGGCCTGCGGGCACTGCGCAACGTTCTCGAGGAGAAAGGGGTGACATCCCCATGACGACACCGTGCCGGGAGAGTGTGGCGCTGGGCGCCTACCTGCTCGGGGCCCTGGACCCCGAGGAGCGCAGGGCGGTGCAGGTGCACCTCGCCGACTGCCCGCACTGCCGCGCGGAGCTGCTGGAGCTGGCCCCGCTGCCGGGGCTGCTGCGGCACACCGCCTTCGAGGAGCTGCCGGAGAGCGCGGCCGCCGCCGAGTCGCTCAGCCCCGTCCGTGCGGAGCCCCGGGACGAGCAGCCGGTCCGGCAGCGGGCCGAGCCGCTCCCCGCCGACCCGGCGCCGCTGCGGCACCGCAGGCCGGGCCGGGGCCGCCTGGTCGCCGCGGGGCTCGGGCTGGCGGCGGCCGTCGCCGGGGTGGCGGTGTACGCCGCGGTCGCCCGGGACCAGTCGCCCGGCCGGGCGGTGGCCGCTGCGACCTGGCACGCCACCGACTCGGCCACGCACGTGTCGGCGACGGCCGCGGTGACCCCGGAGGTGTGGGGCACCCAGTTCCAGCTGAAGCTGACCGGGCTGCCGTCCGGCATCACCTGCCGGCTGGTGGTGCACGGCAGCGACGGGCGCAGCGAGACGGCGGGGACCTGGGGCTCCGGCTACTCGGCCTCGGCCTCGGTCCCCGCGTCCACCTCGATCAGCCCCTCGCAGATCACCGATCTGGACATCGTCTCGGGGACCGGCACGGTGCTGGTGCAGGTGCCGCCGGGCTGAGCCCGGCGGGCGCGGTCAGCGCTTGTCGCTGCGGGGGCGCTGCAGCACGAAGGTCTCCAGCGGCGCGATCGCCCCGTCCGGCTGGCTGACCGTGTAGTACGTGACGTGGATCCGGGTGGTGGCGCCGGGGTGGGTGCCCGGGTCCACGGTGAAGGCGGCGAAGCCGTAGGAGTGGTCCAGGTCGCGCACGCCGACCCAGGGCGCGCTCTCGTACACGTACGTGGGCGTCTTCTTGCCGTTGCTGCCGACCGCGCCGACGGCGGTGATCACCTTGGCCTGCGCGGGGACGAAGAACTCCTCGTTGGACGGCGAGGAGTTGCCGCCGCCGCCGAGCACCATGTGCACCGTCCCGGCGGAGGTGTCGATGACGTCGGTGGCGCTGGAGACCGGGTTGGGCGTCAGCGTCTCGCTGCCGGAGACCGTGCCGCGCACCGCCAGCGAGCGCTCGTAGTCGTGCTCGTGGCCGCAGACCACCAGGTCGACGCCGTAGCGGTCGAACAGCGGGCCCCACTGCTCGCGGACGCCGAGGTCGGCGCCGTTGGCGTTGCTGGAGCTGATGACCACCTGGTGCATGCAGACGACGATCCAGTCGATGTCCGTGTCGGCGCGGGCCTGGCGCAGGGTCTTCTCCAGCCAGATCCGCTGCGCGCCGCCGCTGTAGCCGGAGACGTAGGCGTCGCCCGCGTCCTGGAGTGCCACGTCGTCGTTCTGCAGGACCACGACCTGCACCGAGCCGACCGCGAAGGTGTACCACAGGCCCTGCAGCTCGGGGTCGGTCGAGCCGTTGCCGGGCAGCGCGAAGCGGGTCTGGTAGCCGGTGAAGCCGATCGGGCCGTTCTTCAGCTCGTTCTCGTGGTTGCCGGCGGCGGGCATCCACGGCCGGTAGCGGGCCGAGCGGGTGTTGTTGGCGTGGAAGCCCTGCCAGGTCCGCAGCCGGTCCGGGCTGATGTTGGCGTAGCACAGGTCGCCGTTGAGCAGGTGGAACAGCGGGTCCACCTGCTCGATCCCGGCGACGATGTCGGCGGAGGCCGGGGAGGCGATGCCGGAGGGGACGGCGGTGTAGCCGCCGCTGCCGTTGGGCTGCCAGGTGGTGATCGGCACGGCCTGGTCGCCGAAGCTGGTGAAGGTGAAGGCGGTGCGGCCGCGCGGCGCGGTGCGGAAGGTCCCGGCGTCGGGGCGGGCGCCGTCGTGCATGGCGGCGTAGGTGTAGTAGGTGTCCGGGTCGAGCCTGGTCAGCCGGGCGTGGTGGACGTACACCACGCGGTTGCTCTCGCCGTCGGTGTAGGTGACGGTCTCGGCGGCGACGGTGCGGCCGTGGCCGCCCTCGGCGGTGCCGTAGCGGACGCGCGGGTTGCGGACGTCGCCGTCGGTGGTCCAGGAGACCGACATCTGGCTGGTCGGGTCGGCGCCGAAGGTCAGGTGCAGGCCCTCGACGGCGGGCGCGCCGAGCACCTCGGGGCGGGTCAGCAGCAGCGGCGAGCCGGCGGGCGCGGTGGCGCCCGGGGCGGCGGTCGGCGCGGCGGAGGCGGCCTGCGCATTGCCCAGCAGGGCGGGCGCGGCCAGGCTGAGCGCCCCTCCGACGCCCGCGAGCCGGAGCGCGGAGCGGCGGTCCACGCCCTGCGGGGCATCCGGGGTCGAACTGCCGGTCTGGTCGCTCATGGGGGTCTCCCGAGGTGTCGGCACTGGTGCGGGACACGCTAGGGGTCGTCGACTCCCCTCGGATGAACGGGAACTGACGTCAACTTGAACCACTGCGCGGCCATGTGGACGCCGGATGGAGAGCTGCGGCCGGAAAACCAGATGAGGGCTGTCGGTGGTCCGCCGTACGCTCACAGACGATGCCCGACAACCCGCCGCCTGCTTCCGGGCCACAGCCCGGGGGCCGACCCGTGCCGCCGACACCGTCCATACCGGAACCAATAGCTCCGGAGACCCCGGATGCGACAGAACCGGACGTAACCGCCATGACTGAGCCGCTCGCCCTGCCCGACACCCCCGACGCCGACTCCCCCCGCCCGGACGCCGCCGAAGCCTCCGCGGACGCTCCCGCTGACCTTGCTGCGGACGGTTCCCCGGCCGCCGCGCCCGCCGCCGACGAGCGCGGGCACTCCACCGTGCGCTCGCTGCTGCGCATCTGGCCCTACGCCCGGCCGGTCCGCTGGTACCTGGTCGCGTCCACCCTCTGCGCGCTGGTCGCCTCGCTCGCCGGGCTGGTCATCCCGCTGGTCCTGAAGCAGATCGTGGACGGCCCGATCGGGCACCACGACGTCGCCGGGCTGTGGTGGCCGTCCGCGCTGCTGCTCCTGCTGGGCCTGGCCGAGGCGCTGTTCTTCGGGCTGCGGCGGCTGTCCGTGGCCCGCCCGTTGTCGAACGTCGAACGCACCATGCGCGCCGACCTGTACGCCCGGCTGCAGCGGCTCCCGGTGAGCTTCCACGACCGCTGGGCCTCCGGGCAGCTGCTGTCCAGGGCGACGTCGGACATGTACACCATCCGGCTGTTCCTCGCCTTCCCGCTGGTCTTCCTGATCGTCAACTCGATGGTGTTCGTGGTCGGGATAGGCATCATGTTCGCGCTGGACTGGCAGCTCGGCCTGATCGCGGTCGTCCCGGCGATGCCGCTGATCATGCTGTGCGCCTACTTCGAGCGCCGCTATTCGGTCGCCGCCCGGCTGGCCCAGGACCAGAACGGCGACCTGGCCACCATCGTCGAGGAGTCCGTGCTGGGCATCCGCATCCTGAAGGCGTTCGGGCGGCACCGGACCATGGCCCGGCGCTTCCACGACCAGGCGGTGCTGCTGCGCGGCACGGAGCTGCACAAGGCCCGGCTGCTGGGCAACCTCTGGGCGATCATCGTCGGCCTGCCCGAGGTCGCCCTGGCCTGCTCGCTGGCGGTCGGCGTGGTGCAGGTCGCCCACGACCACACCACCGCCGGGACGCTGGTGGCCTTCCTGTCCACCGCGCTGGCGCTGCGCTGGCCGGTGGAGTCGCTGGGCTGGCTGCTGGCCTACAGCAACGAGGCGGCGACCGCTACCGACCGCTTCTTCGAGGTGATGGACACCCCCGCCGTCGAGGCGGACAAGGCCCCCGAGGCGCTTGAGGCCCTCGAGGCCGCAGCCGCCGCACCGGGCGCGTCCCGCGACGGCATCCGCTTCCAGGACGTGCGCTTCCGCTACCCGGACGCCCCGGACGACTCCCCGGACCTGCTGCGCGGAGTGGACCTGCACATCAGGCCCGGCGAGACCATGGCCCTGGTCGGCACCACCGGCAGCGGCAAGACCACCCTCACCGCGCTGCTCCCCCGGCTGTACGACAGCACCTCCGGCCGGATCACCCTGGACGGCGCCGACATCACCGACCTGCCCCGGAGCGAGCTGCGCCGCCTGGTGTCGGTGGCCTTCGAGGAGCCCACCCTGTTCTCCGCCTCGGTCCGGGAGAACGTGCTGATGGGCGCCCCGGACGCGGACGAGGGCGCGCTCCAGCAGGCGCTGGACACCGCGCAGGCCGATTTCGTCCGCTCCCTGCCGCAGGGCCCGGACACGCAGGTCGGCGAGCAGGGCCTGAGCCTGTCCGGCGGCCAGCGGCAGCGCCTGGCGCTGGCCCGCGCCGTCGTCGGCTCCCCCGAGTTCCTGGTCCTGGACGACCCGCTGTCCGCGCTGGACGTCCACACCGAGGCCCTGGTCGAGCAGGCGCTGCGGCGCGTCCTCGCCGACACCACCGCGCTGATCGTGGCCCACCGGCCCAGCACGGTGCTGCTCGCCGACCGGGTCGCGCTGCTGGTGGACGGCAGGATCGAGGCCGTGGGCGAGCACCACGCGCTGCTCGACAGCTGCCCGGCCTACCGCGAGCTGATGTCCGGGGACCTCGCCGCCGCCGGCACGCACGGCGGCGACGCATGAGCGACCGAGCCACCCTGACCGACCGACACCCGAGCCAGAAGGAGACCGACGTGGACGCGGAAACGCTGGACACCGTCGCCGCCGACCCCGGGAGTCCCACCGCCGGGGACGCCCGGACCGAGGACCCGACCGCGCCCGCCGCAGCCGCAGCCGTGCCCGCAGCCGCGCCCGAGAATGCCCCGCCGGCCGAGGGCGAGGACATCCCGGTCCCGCCCGGCGCGCCGAGGGCGCTGCTGGGCTCGCTGCTGGGCCCGCACCGCACCCGGGTGATCATCGCCGTCCTCATGATCGGCCTCCAGCAGGCCGCGCTCCAGGTCGGCCCATTGCTGGTGTCGGTCGCCATCGACCGGGCCATCCCGGCCCTGCGCGCCCACGACTGGGGCCCGCTGATCGCGCTCACCTCGGCGTACCTGGGCTGCGCCGCGCTGGCGACGCTGCTGCAGCGCGCGTACATCCGGCTGTCCGGCCGGATCAACCAGGACATCCTGCTCGACATGCGGCAGCGGATCTTCCGTCACGCGCAGCTGCTCAGCCTGGACTTCCACGAGCGGTACACCTCCGGCCGGATCATCTCCCGCGCCACCAGCGACGTCGACGCGGTGCGCGAGCTGCTGAACGAGGGCATGGAGGAGCTGCTGTCCATGGCCCTGCAGATCCTGTACATCAGCGCCCTGCTGATCTACCTGGACTGGCGGCTCGGACTGGTCTCCATCGCCTCGTTCATCCCAGTGATGCTGCTGCAGCGCGCCTACCGGCGCCGCTCCCAGGGCATCTACCGGCTCTCGCGGACGGCGGCGGCCACCGTCATCGTGCGCTTCACCGAGACCATGAACGGCATCCGCCCGGTGCAGGCGTTCCGCCGCGAGGAGGCCAACGAGGCCGCCTTCGGCGAGGTCAACGCCGCCTACACCAAGTCCAACGCGGACAGCATGCTGTCCATGGCGCGGTTCGTGGCCGGCTCGCGGGCCACCGCCAACGTCTGGATCACCGGCATGGTGCTCTGGAGCGCCTACCTGGTCTCGACCCGCTCGCTGGAGCTGGGCGTGCTGGCGGCCTTCGTGCTCTACCTGCGCCGCCTGTACGACCCGATCGACCAGCTGGCGATGTTCGTCAACAGCTACCAGTCGGCCGCCGCCGCCCTGGAGAAGATCGCCGGGCTGCTGGCCCACGAGCCCTCCGTGCCGGAGGCGAGCGAGCCGACGCGGCTGCCCGTCCGGCCCGAGGGTGCGCAGGCCGGCCGCGAGATCCTCTTCGCGGACGTGGACTTCACCTACCGCACCGGCAAGCAGGTGCTGCCCCGCTTCGACCTGCGGATCCCCGCCGGCCAGAGCGTGGCCGTGGTCGGCGCCACCGGCGCGGGCAAGTCCACCCTGGCCAAGCTGCTGGCCCGGTTCTACGACCCGTCCGGCGGCCGGGTGCTGCTGGACGGCGTGGACCTGCGCGAGCTGAGCACCCCGGATCTGCGCGCGGGCGTGGTGATGGTCACCCAGGAGTCCTTCCTGTTCTCCGGGACGGTCGCCGACAACATCGCCATCGGCCGCCCTGGGGCCGCCCGGGAGGAGGTCGAGGCCGCTGCCAAGGCCATCGGCGCGCACGGCTTCATCAGCGAGCTGCCGGACGGCTACGACACCGACGTCCGCAAGCGCGGCGGCCGGATCTCGGCCGGGCAGCGCCAGCTGGTCGCCTTCGCCCGGGCGCTGCTGGCCGACCCGTCGGTGCTGATCCTGGACGAGGCCACCTCCTCCCTGGACGTCCCGGGCGAGCGCGCGGTCCAGGAGGCCATGCGCACCGTCCTGGCCGGCCGCACCGCCGTGATCATCGCCCACCGGCTCTCCACCGTGGAGATCGCCGACCGGGTCCTGGTCATGGAACAGGGCCGCATCGTCGAGGACGGCACCCCCGCCGACCTCATCACCGGCACCGGCCGCTTCAGCCGCCTCCACGAAGCCTGGCGCGACAGCCTGGTCTAGGCCCACTGGCCCGCGACAGGACGCCGCCCCCCGGCGTGATCATTACGCTCGCCGGGGGCGGCCTGGGAGGTGTGTTTCATGCAACGCTCCGGGCTGCAGCGAGTTCCCGCTCCAAGGGGACGACGGTGCAGCCGCGGAGGAGTCTGACCATCTGGGAGGCGAGGACCCAGGCTGCCGAGGGGTCGTGGTAGCCGACCATCGCGGCGCCTCTCACCTGTGCGTAGGGGCCGGTCGGTGAGGGGCCGTAGCAGGCGCCGTAGACGCCCCAGGGGCGTGGGTCCGCGACCCGGATGGCGATGAACGACCCGCTCAGGTGCGGGCACATTCGGCCGGCGATTTCCGCGCACGGCAGGCACAGCGGCGGATGCGTCGCACCGACGCTCTCGGGCCAGCCGCGCCCTTCGACGGCGCGGTCGTCGTGCAGCAGCCACAGCCACCCCTCAGCGGTCCGCGACGCGGGACCGGCACAGACCTGGCACAGCAGACGCTCCATCACCCGCCGCTGCCTCCGCGCGTGCACCCGGTTGTAGACGGGCCGACCCCGGCCGGGGCTGATGCCGGTCCGAGGCCAGAGCACCCCGTGGGCGTCGCGGTCGCCGGGCACTTCGTCGGGAAAGGCGATGCCCCGACCGGGTAACGCCAGCAGCGGCGTGCCGGTCCTCTCCTCCGACTGCCACGCGGCGATGTAAGGAACGACGTCGGGCCGTGCCATGGGCACATGTGACTGCCCATCGGACCGGATCGGCGTACGGGCCACGGATACCTCCTAGCTCACCGGCACTCGCCGGTTGCGGACAGACTGCTTCCAATCGGCTAGGAGTTGGAATGCTCCACGTCGAAGATCTCGCGCATCGAAACCGGCCAGGGCCTCGCCAAGCGCATGGAGATCGAGAAGATGCTCGACCTCTACCGGGTGAGCGATCAAGGCGCCGTGGCCACCATCATGGACATCCACCGCCGGGCAGCCGAGACGGGCTGGTGGGAGCAGGACGAGTTCGAGGCGGTGTTCCCCTCGGGGCTGGGCGTGTACGTCGGTCTGGAATACGACGCCAGACTGGTCCAGAGCTGGGAGATCGCCTACGTCCCCGGACTGCTCCAGACCGAGGCCTACTCACGCGCGGTGCTGAGCAGCAGTCGGCTCGGCCGACCCGACGAGGTCGAACAGCTCGCGGAAGCCCGTGCCCGGCGACAGCAGCGCCTCACTGCCGCCAAAGACCCCCTGGAACTCTGGGCCGTGGTCGACGAGTCCGTGTTCCTGCGGCCCATCGGCGGCGTGAAGGTCATGCGCGAGCAGATCGCCCACCTGCTCGACATGGCGGAACTGCCCACAGTGAATGTCCAGGTGTGCCCTTTGGCCAAGGGGGCGCATCTTGGTCTGCTGGGACCGTTCACCATCCTGGAGTTCGGCCCTTCCGATCCGCGTGTCGTCTACGTGGAGGGGCCGTCGGGCAATCTGTTCGTCGAACGGGACGCCCAGGTCCGTCGGTTCGTCGGGACCTACAGTTCGCTACAGGCCGCAGCGCTCGATCCCCTGGAATCAGCGGCCCTGCTGCGGCATGCCGCAAAGGAGAAATAGCCACCATGAGCATCAACTTCGACTCGCTGAACTGGTTCAAGGCCACCGCCAGCGGCCAGAACGGCGCCTGCGTCGAGATCGCGCACCTCGCGGACGGAGGCGTCGCGCTCCGCGACTCGAAGGACCGGGCACTGGCGCCCCACGTCTACACCGCACAGGAGTGGGACGCGTTCCTCGACGGTGCGCGGAAGGGCGAGTTCGACCGCCCGCAGCCCTAGGGACCTGCCATGCAGCGGCCCGGCGCCGCCCACGGGTGCGCCGGGCCACCGAGAGGTGAGGATCGACTGAGATGCCGGGGGACGACGAGGACGGCTTCGACCGGCGTCCGCTGCACGAGCGGATCGCTGCGGAGTTGCGGGACGAGATCCTGGGCGGGGAGTTGGAGCCCGGTGCCAGTCTGCCGTCGACGGCGCGGCTGACGGAGCGGTTCCGGGCGTCCAACGCCACCGTGCAGAAGGCCGTGCAGGTGCTCAAGGACGAACGGCTGGTGGTCGGGCGCGCGGGGGCGGCGGTGACGGTCCGGGCGCACCGGCAGCAGACCGTGCGGCCTGCCGACTTCGGGCGGCCGGCCGGGCCGGGCGAGCCGTACCGGTGGCTGACCGAGGCGGAGAGGCAGGGCAGGCGTCCGAGCATCCGGCTGGTGGAGGTCGCCGAGGCCAGGCCGTCGCGGGACGCGGCGGTGGCGCTGGGGCTGGCCGATGACGGAACCGCGGTGATGAGGCGCCAGATCCTCTCCCACGACGGCGATCCGATGGAGATGGTCACCTCGTACTACCCGCTCGACCTGGCCCAAGGGACCGCCCTGGCCGAGGCCCGGAGGGTTCCCGGCGGCACACCGGTGCTGCTGGCCGGGCTGGGCTACCCGCCGCTGCGCACGGTGGACCGGGTGTCCGCTCGGGTTCCCACCCAGCAGCAGTACGAGGCGCTGCGGCTGCCCAGCGATCTGCCGGTGCTACGGACGCTGCGGGTGGTGTACAGCGTGGGCGATCGGCCGATCGAGGTCACCGTGATGGTGAAGGCGAGCCATCTGTACGAGCTGCAGTACGAGTTCGACTGACAGCGGGGGCACCGGCGGGTTCGCCGGGCCGGACGGGCGAGTCCCCGGGGGGCGGGTGCCCTCCGGGGACTCGTTCGGGGCGTCGGCCGGGTCAGCGCAGGAGGCCGGAGTCCATGCCGGGGGTTTCCGGGGGCACGGCGATCAGGCCGGTCTCGGTGCCGGACGCGAGCAGGCGGTGCGCCGGGAGGATGCGGACGGTGTAGCCGAAGGGGCCGGTGCGGCCCAGTTCCAGCGGGCCCTCGTAGCGCCAGCGGCCGTCCAGGTCGGCGCGGTCGGCGGCCTTGAGGGAGACGGCACTGGCGTCGGTGATCCGGTCCGCGTCGTCCACCCGGCCGGAGACCACCTGCACGTCCACGTCGGCCGGGTCGAGCCCGTCCAGCGAGACGTGGACCCGCAGCGCCAGGGTGCTGCCCAGCTCGGGGGCGTCCGCCGCGCCGCCGACCTCGACGTGTTCGACCCTGACCTGCGACCAGGCACCGCGGACGCGGCGCTTCCAGTCCGCCAGCTCCCGGGCTCCGGCGTAGGGAACGGCCTCGGCGCCGCCGGCCCCGGCCCCGGCCTCGCCGTGGGCGAGGGTGCGGTGCGCCTCCGCCGCCGGGGTGTACAGCCGTTCGATGTACTCCCGGACCATGCGCCCGGCCAGGACCTTGGGGCCGAGCGTGACCAGGGTGTGCCGGACCATCCCGATCCAGCGCCGGGGCAGGTCGTCCGCGCCCCGGTCGTAGAACCGCTGGGCGACCTGGTGCTCCAGCAGGTCGTACAGGGCCGCGGCCTCGACGTCGTCGCGGCGCTCGGCGTCCGGGCCCTCGGGCTCGGTGCTGATGCCCTCGGCGGTCGGGATGGCCCAGCCGTTGTTGCCGTCGAACCACTCGTCCCACCAGCCGTCGAGCACCGAGAGGTTCAGCGCGCCGTTCAGCGCGGCCTTCATCCCGGAGGTGCCGCAGGCCTCCAGCGGGCGCAGCGGGTTGTTCAGCCAGACGTCACACCCGGGATAGAGGGTGGCGGCCATGTCCATGTCGTAGTCGGGCAGGAAGATGATGCGGTGCCGCACCGCCGGGTCGTCCGCGAACTTCACCATCTCCTGGATCAGCCGCTTGCCGCCGTCGTCGGCGGGGTGGGCCTTTCCGGCGACGACGATCTGGATCGGCCGGGTCGGGTGCAGCAGCAGGGCGCGCAGCCGTTCCGGGTCGCGCAGCATCAGCGTCAGCCGCTTGTACGAGGGCACCCGGCGGGCGAAGCCGATGGTGAGGACGTCCGGGTCCAGTATGTCGGCGACCCAGCCCAGCTCGGCCTCGCTGGCGCCGCGCTGCCGCCAGGAGGCCCGGACCCGCTCGCGGGCGTCGTCCACCAGCTGGGTGCGCAGCCGGCGGCGCAGCTCCCAGATCTCCTGGTCGCCGATGGCCTCGATGCCGGACCAGCGGCGGTCCTCGCCGATGACCATGGCGTCGTCGGTGCGCTCCGCGCCGAGGTGGCGGGCTCCGAGC
Proteins encoded in this window:
- a CDS encoding DUF397 domain-containing protein; the encoded protein is MSINFDSLNWFKATASGQNGACVEIAHLADGGVALRDSKDRALAPHVYTAQEWDAFLDGARKGEFDRPQP
- a CDS encoding DUF5753 domain-containing protein, encoding MECSTSKISRIETGQGLAKRMEIEKMLDLYRVSDQGAVATIMDIHRRAAETGWWEQDEFEAVFPSGLGVYVGLEYDARLVQSWEIAYVPGLLQTEAYSRAVLSSSRLGRPDEVEQLAEARARRQQRLTAAKDPLELWAVVDESVFLRPIGGVKVMREQIAHLLDMAELPTVNVQVCPLAKGAHLGLLGPFTILEFGPSDPRVVYVEGPSGNLFVERDAQVRRFVGTYSSLQAAALDPLESAALLRHAAKEK
- a CDS encoding ABC transporter ATP-binding protein; amino-acid sequence: MTEPLALPDTPDADSPRPDAAEASADAPADLAADGSPAAAPAADERGHSTVRSLLRIWPYARPVRWYLVASTLCALVASLAGLVIPLVLKQIVDGPIGHHDVAGLWWPSALLLLLGLAEALFFGLRRLSVARPLSNVERTMRADLYARLQRLPVSFHDRWASGQLLSRATSDMYTIRLFLAFPLVFLIVNSMVFVVGIGIMFALDWQLGLIAVVPAMPLIMLCAYFERRYSVAARLAQDQNGDLATIVEESVLGIRILKAFGRHRTMARRFHDQAVLLRGTELHKARLLGNLWAIIVGLPEVALACSLAVGVVQVAHDHTTAGTLVAFLSTALALRWPVESLGWLLAYSNEAATATDRFFEVMDTPAVEADKAPEALEALEAAAAAPGASRDGIRFQDVRFRYPDAPDDSPDLLRGVDLHIRPGETMALVGTTGSGKTTLTALLPRLYDSTSGRITLDGADITDLPRSELRRLVSVAFEEPTLFSASVRENVLMGAPDADEGALQQALDTAQADFVRSLPQGPDTQVGEQGLSLSGGQRQRLALARAVVGSPEFLVLDDPLSALDVHTEALVEQALRRVLADTTALIVAHRPSTVLLADRVALLVDGRIEAVGEHHALLDSCPAYRELMSGDLAAAGTHGGDA
- a CDS encoding ABC transporter ATP-binding protein, which gives rise to MSDRATLTDRHPSQKETDVDAETLDTVAADPGSPTAGDARTEDPTAPAAAAAVPAAAPENAPPAEGEDIPVPPGAPRALLGSLLGPHRTRVIIAVLMIGLQQAALQVGPLLVSVAIDRAIPALRAHDWGPLIALTSAYLGCAALATLLQRAYIRLSGRINQDILLDMRQRIFRHAQLLSLDFHERYTSGRIISRATSDVDAVRELLNEGMEELLSMALQILYISALLIYLDWRLGLVSIASFIPVMLLQRAYRRRSQGIYRLSRTAAATVIVRFTETMNGIRPVQAFRREEANEAAFGEVNAAYTKSNADSMLSMARFVAGSRATANVWITGMVLWSAYLVSTRSLELGVLAAFVLYLRRLYDPIDQLAMFVNSYQSAAAALEKIAGLLAHEPSVPEASEPTRLPVRPEGAQAGREILFADVDFTYRTGKQVLPRFDLRIPAGQSVAVVGATGAGKSTLAKLLARFYDPSGGRVLLDGVDLRELSTPDLRAGVVMVTQESFLFSGTVADNIAIGRPGAAREEVEAAAKAIGAHGFISELPDGYDTDVRKRGGRISAGQRQLVAFARALLADPSVLILDEATSSLDVPGERAVQEAMRTVLAGRTAVIIAHRLSTVEIADRVLVMEQGRIVEDGTPADLITGTGRFSRLHEAWRDSLV
- a CDS encoding GntR family transcriptional regulator, which codes for MPGDDEDGFDRRPLHERIAAELRDEILGGELEPGASLPSTARLTERFRASNATVQKAVQVLKDERLVVGRAGAAVTVRAHRQQTVRPADFGRPAGPGEPYRWLTEAERQGRRPSIRLVEVAEARPSRDAAVALGLADDGTAVMRRQILSHDGDPMEMVTSYYPLDLAQGTALAEARRVPGGTPVLLAGLGYPPLRTVDRVSARVPTQQQYEALRLPSDLPVLRTLRVVYSVGDRPIEVTVMVKASHLYELQYEFD